From the genome of Uranotaenia lowii strain MFRU-FL chromosome 1, ASM2978415v1, whole genome shotgun sequence, one region includes:
- the LOC129738452 gene encoding polycomb protein Pcl produces MSTGRDNFLMPNVPYGHPPSNPSYKSSSSLDPNNYHFKSLPVEGGAPSTNQQQQIIIHEFLNGQHSGTFPNQPQPIVAAPGIGSPSSTINNSSITILTSHQTSNSSPPGPVGNGNIHKQSTMVLDRINICINNHYNESHNNGTANEEEIDPTRIITNEKRASTDLEPDSTTSSLGQLPVTPEKNGPSKFKPQEDVLVEHKDGKFYLGTIIAIGNSQCLVRFNDNTECWSDFRELTKLSSGNEADDSPACVVCKRQAEGNRPDDTVELCENCGRGYHIKCMDGNFERSGYWFCRMCMSPNGKRRDIRYVCSGVISESLDPLTDKSQLPYNIEELIWDVQHLTNREQQYCYCGDDGDWLREMIQCCRCQQWFHGRCIRSLQYPIFLGDRFYFFICSICNHGHEFVRRLEVSWPDLIHLALYNLISRNGRRFYDVSKAIVPYVEDNWKTLQMSDQMTKLSPNARKEIITQTLSNDPVRFKCGGEVKKATTMWTLRVALPPNPPNVLLPAGQVITEHMLTQMSVENRVFRFLPRVALEKSFVNDALSREKMTGVNFCSPLVSEDETPEQLFEENNQEENSSDFDGPAGAGAGGDICDGGILPDRLSNGAIYNNNSTGKSASSNLSDSLFSSNAKDGFHLLFGSGTGSSSKPQSDAGSVASGNRRAFKARLKKTDSEKSFDIYDSSDDSTRNTLDVIIPPPKDFTGKNNPFHQPSAVPSSVVNNGAGTASLSKLNETKDLTKKANSSSSTTTATSSVSHLSSNLVNGEIRVARIVKRRLSARDILNGTKNKRRKFSKSTVIGTTITTIPTPSTTIPGSSLIASLFAQPVDGGSWTGGQLSFNQLLPSSATGTSNSSSTSCSSSGNSTPANCSYPTAATAIPQPNVVALPTFSAATNSSLQQPSASQFASTSHSAPKRNPAHGRRLRQRQERNYAENTRKPPTTTGNSQTPVNSLPGSPVKGAGVVAPTVGAVVAAPSSSTNLQTTLSHYFGAAHRIMSGEKFTIKGKRVSMSGQVQYLIEWEGCAAAPVM; encoded by the exons ATGTCAACTGGTAGAGATAATTTTCTTATGCCCAACGTACCGTACGGACATCCGCCGTCCAATCCATCGTACAAATCGTCTAGCTCCCTGGATCCAAACAACTACCACTTCAAATCACTGCCGGTGGAAGGTGGCGCACCATCCACAAATCAGCAACAGCAGATAATAATCCACGAATTCCTCAACGGTCAGCACTCCGGAACGTTTCCGAATCAACCGCAACCGATAGTAGCTGCCCCTGGCATCGGAAGTCCCTCGAGTACGATCAACAACAGCTCGATAACAATTTTGACCTCGCACCAGACAAGTAACTCGTCCCCGCCGGGTCCGGTTGGTAACGGGAATATCCACAAGCAGTCAACCATGGTGCTGGACCGCATTAACATCTGTATCAATAACCATTACAATGAGAGCCATAACAATGGTACGGCAAATGAAGAAGAGATCGATCCTACAAGAATTATTACCAACGAGAAACGGGCTAGCACGGATTTGGAACCCGACTCGACGACTTCCTCCCTCGGGCAACTACCGGTGACGCCGGAGAAAAACGGACCCTCCAAATTCAAACCGCAAGAGGATGTCCTGGTGGAGCACAAGGATGGCAAGTTTTATCTGGGCACCATCATAGCGATCGGCAACAGCCAGTGTTTGGTGCGGTTCAACGATAATACCGAGTGTTGGTCCGACTTTCGGGAGCTGACCAAGCTGAGCAGCGGCAACGAAGCGGACGATTCGCCGGCGTGTGTCGTCTGCAAACGACAGGCCGAGGGAAACCGACCAGACGATACCGTGGAGCTGTGCGAAAACTGTGGCCGCGGCTATCACATCAAATGTATGGACGGGAACTTCGAGCGAAGCGGCTACTGGTTTTGTCGGAT GTGTATGTCTCCAAATGGTAAACGAAGGGATATTCGTTACGTTTGTTCCGGAGTTATTTCAGAATCCTTAGATCCCCTTACGGATAAATCGCAACTACCGTACAAT ATTGAAGAGCTTATCTGGGATGTGCAGCATTTGACCAACCGGGAACAGCAGTACTGCTATTGCGGCGACGACGGCGACTGGCTGAGAGAAATGATACAATGTTGTCGCTGCCAGCAGTGGTTCCACGGGCGCTGTATTCGCAGCCTGCAGTATCCGATCTTCCTGGGGGATCGGTTCTATTTCTTCATCTGTTCCATCTGCAATCATGGTCACGAGTTTGTGAGGCGTCTGGAAGTCAGCTGGCCGGATTTGATCCATTTGGCCTTGTACAATCTGATAAGTCGCAATGGGCGTCGATTCTACGACGTCTCCAAGGCAATCGTTCCTTACGTGGAGGATAACTGGAAAACGCTGCAAATGTCGGATCAG ATGACAAAGCTATCGCCGAATGCGCGCAAAGAAATCATTACCCAAACACTGTCCAATGATCCGGTGCGCTTCAAATGTGGCGGCGAGGTTAAGAAAGCTACAACGATGTGGACGCTGCGAGTAGCACTGCCACCGAACCCTCCAAACGTACTACTTCCTGCCGGGCAAGTGATCACCGAACACATGCTCACCCAGATGTCCGTGGAAAATCGAGTATTTCGTTTCCTTCCTCGAGT AGCCCTAGAAAAATCGTTCGTCAACGATGCGTTGAGCAGGGAAAAAATGACTGGAGTAAACTTTTGCTCTCCACTAGTGTCCGAAGATGAAACTCCGGAGCAGCTGTTTGAGGAAAACAATCAGGAGGAAAATAGTTCCGATTTTGATGGCCCGGCCGGTGCTGGCGCTGGCGGGGACATTTGCGACGGCGGAATCCTTCCAGACCGGCTGAGTAACGGTGCAATATACAACAACAACAGTACAGGGAAAAGCGCTAGTTCTAATTTAAGTGATTCGCTGTTCAGTTCCAATGCTAAGGATGGTTTCCATCTACTATTCGGCAGTGGTACCGGTTCCTCGTCCAAACCACAAAGCGACGCCGGTAGTGTAGCCAGCGGTAACCGTAGGGCTTTTAAGGCCCGGCTCAAAAAAACGGACAGCGAGAAATcgttcgacatttacgattccTCCGATGACAGCACCAGAAACACGTTGGATGTGATTATCCCACCGCCCAAAGATTTCACCGGCAAAAACAACCCGTTCCATCAACCATCCGCGGTTCCCAGCTCGGTCGTCAACAACGGAGCCGGCACCGCGAGTCTGTCGAAACTCAACGAAACAAAAGACTTGACAAAGAAGGCtaatagcagcagcagcaccaccaCCGCCACCAGTAGTGTTAGTCATTTAAGTAGTAATTTGGTGAACGGCGAGATACGCGTAGCGCGTATCGTCAAACGAAGACTGAGCGCCCGGGACATTTTGAATGGGACAAAAAACAAGCGCCGCAAGTTCAGCAAGAGCACG GTTATCGGTACTACAATAACAACTATTCCCACCCCAAGTACAACCATTCCCGGGTCAAGCCTGATAGCATCGCTGTTCGCGCAACCGGTCGACGGTGGCAGCTGGACGGGTGGCCAGCTATCGTTCAACCAGCTGCTCCCCTCATCAGCAACGGGTACCTCGAATTCCTCATCGACCTCTTGCTCCTCCTCGGGAAACAGCACTCCCGCCAATTGTTCATATCCCACCGCTGCTACTGCTATCCCTCAACCGAACGTGGTAGCTCTTCCAACGTTTTCGGCGGCCACAAACTCCTCGTTGCAGCAACCGTCGGCATCTCAGTTCGCATCAACCTCGCATTCAGCACCAAAACGGAATCCGGCCCACGGACGAAGACTGCGGCAGCGGCAGGAACGAAACTACGCCGAAAACACCCGGAAACCTCCGACGACGACAGGAAACTCTCAAACACCGGTCAACAGCTTACCGGGATCTCCGGTGAAAGGTGCCGGTGTGGTGGCGCCCACTGTTGGAGCCGTCGTTGCCGCTCCTAGCAGCTCGACAAACTTGCAAACCACTCTCAGTCACTACTTTGGTGCCGCTCATCGGATCATGAGCGGGGAGAAGTTCACCATCAAGGGTAAACGGGTTTCAATGTCCGGCCAGGTGCAGTATTTGATCGAGTGGGAAGGTTGCGCGGCGGCACCGGTTATGTAA
- the LOC129738454 gene encoding outer dynein arm-docking complex subunit 3, protein MATPKPILNVENLALTNKKIAELKKKVMLAEGQKKAYTEEWADSKKSQNEKINELKKEVRDLTNKLSYIYNPNSAKAQKNVQEIKRRVSLPPGAKTVQEALKIIDLKIIDVNKQADASEARYKKRELYYRKLMEQYNALLGYKNSKADGNNPPETVEEDANRKLITHLENEIHRTSVQWMEAEHIRKKYRGIKASLMRDAEKFESSLLELEQAITEQGAEITKLEGVHKEAIQMRDNTKAILQRQEQTTHYANKAREKQAQDFRRQVEERKVELERLERKIFSTGKTIVHQESVLSASGDHGPRGEGDEPDKDNASEMEQKFKKLMQATGVSAASEVVDRFLAQREASARLNYLRTVTESEKKQLEAQRELMGAQLDAFKFADVKDSDVNQEELEKVKNSIEEQNARREECEKAIDYTKNVFNTIKDALVELLLKLREIDDSMDTQYFRITPTKQVDLMELSSGNISVDELGNMLEERIKLGMIASGHPGQEAVDSGLSDEESEGPRPSSALQIPTASPSVGTSSVQEDREKPPAYPPVYVNLIAGRTTAQISSASPGPGATVVLSDDEAEVPSRSYLKRQANMIIEAKSRRKGFRMPAQKRR, encoded by the exons ATGGCTACCCCGAAACCTATTCTGAATGTGGAAAATTTGGCCCTGACCAACAAGAAGATAGCCGAACTGAAGAAAAAGGTTATGCTGGCcg AGGGTCAGAAAAAAGCCTACACCGAGGAATGGGCCGATTCAAAAAAGTCCCAGAATGAGAAGATCAACGAGCTGAAGAAAGAAGTACGCGATTTGACCAATAAACTGTCCTACATCTACAATCCCAATAGTGCAAAGGCTCAGAAAAACGTGCAGGAAATCAAACGTCGAGTAAGTTTGCCACCGGGAGCGAAAACAGTGCAGGAAGCTCTTAAAATCATagatttgaaaatcattgaCGTGAACAAGCAAGCAGACGCTAGCGAGGCTCGGTACAAGAAGCGAGAACTTTACTACAGGAAGCTAATGGAGCAATACAATGCGTTGCTGGGTTACAAAAACTCCAAAGCCGATGGCAATAACCCTCCAGAAACGGTCGAAGAAGATGCGAATAGGAAATTGATAACCCATCTGGAGAACGAAATTCATCGCACTTCGGTACAGTGGATGGAAGCTGAACACATAAGGAAGAAATACCGTGGCATTAAAGCGTCTCTGATGCGAGACgcggaaaaatttgaaagctcTCTGTTAGAACTGGAACAGGCAATCACGGAACAGGGAGCAGAAATAACAAAGCTAGAAGGCGTACACAAGGAAGCCATTCAGATGCGAGACAACACAAAAGCGATTCTTCAACGACAGGAACAGACAACGCACTACGCCAACAAGGCTAGGGAGAAGCAGGCGCAGGATTTCCGACGGCAGGTCGAGGAGCGTAAGGTGGAACTGGAGCGGTTGGagcggaaaattttctccaCCGGCAAGACGATTGTGCACCAGGAGAGTGTCCTGTCCGCTTCTGGGGATCATGGCCCTCGCGGCGAGGGAGACGAACCGGACAAGGACAACGCCTCCGAGATGGAGCAGAAGTTCAAGAAGCTGATGCAGGCTACAG GTGTCAGCGCAGCGAGCGAGGTCGTCGATCGGTTCCTCGCCCAACGGGAAGCGTCGGCCCGGCTCAACTATCTCCGAACCGTTACCGAGAGCGAAAAGAAACAGCTGGAGGCCCAACGGGAGCTGATGGGAGCCCAGCTGGACGCGTTCAAGTTCGCCGACGTCAAGGACAGCGATGT CAATCAGGAGGAACTGGAAAAGGTTAAAAACTCCATCGAAGAGCAGAATGCTCGCCGGGAGGAGTGTGAGAAAGCCATCGACTACACGAAGAACGTATTCAATACCATTAAGGACGCACTCGTGGAGCTGCTGTTGAAGCTGCGAGAAATAGACGATAGCATGGATACCCAGTATTTCCGAATAACTCCGACAAAACAAGTGGATCTGATGGAACTCTCGTCCGGGAACATTTCGGTGGACGAGTTGGGGAACATGTTGGAGGAGCGTATCAAGCTGGGTATGATTGCCAGTGGGCATCCGGGCCAGGAGGCTGTCGACAGTGGCCTTTCGGACGAGGAAAGTGAAGGTCCGCGGCCATCGAGTGCGCTCCAAATTCCAACTGCCAGCCCATCGGTAGGAACATCTTCGGTGCAGGAAGATCGTGAGAAGCCACCGGCCTATCCTCCGGTTTATGTCAATCTGATTGCGGGCCGTACGACGGCACAGATTTCATCCGCTTCGCCAGGTCCTGGAGCGACCGTTGTCCTGTCGGATGATGAAGCGGAGGTGCCGTCGAGGAGTTACCTGAAACGTCAGGCTAACATGATCATCGAGGCGAAATCCCGTCGTAAGGGCTTCCGAATGCCAGCCCAAAAGAGACGCTAA
- the LOC129751112 gene encoding phosphomevalonate kinase, protein MTNPRVVLLFSGKRKSGKDYLTERLLERLSTQRAQIIRISEPIKRSWAEKLGLDLGQLLSDGPYKEKYRREMIEWSDEKRSQNPGFFCKRACMQLDREICIVSDIRRKTDIDYFRETFGDRVRTIRIVASDATRISRGWQFQSGVDDVQSECDLDDFTGWDLLVENEPGSGVEKILSSIEALL, encoded by the exons ATGACCAACCCTCGTGTAGTTCTGCTGTTTTCGGGGAAACGGAAATCCGGCAAAGACTACCTAACGGAGCGGTTACTTGAAAG ATTGTCGACGCAGCGGGCCCAAATCATCCGCATCTCGGAACCCATCAAGCGGAGCTGGGCGGAAAAGTTGGGTCTGGATCTCGGGCAGCTGCTGAGCGATGGACCGTACAAGGAAAAGTACCGGCGGGAGATGATCGAGTGGAGTGACGAGAAGCGGTCTCAGAATCCGGGGTTTTTCTGCAAACGTGCCTGTATGCAGCTGGACCGGGAGATCTGTATCGTGAGCGACATCCGACGGAAGACTGATATCGATTATTTCAGAGAAACTTTCGGAGATAGGGTTCGAACGATCCGCATAGTGGCATCGGATGCCACCAGAATAAGTCGGGGTTGGCAGTTCCAATCGGGGGTGGACGATGTGCAATCAGAGTGTGATTTGGACGATTTCACCGGGTGGGATTTGTTGGTTGAAAATGAACCGGGTAGTGGGGTGGAGAAGATTTTGAGCAGCATTGAGGCCTTGTTATGA
- the LOC129751105 gene encoding E3 ubiquitin-protein ligase Hakai isoform X1 has protein sequence MDSDDGSTTKGKGRGRGRGSRGASRARGRGRGRGRGKKASRVISSDEEEDIGSPEPEKDSNDSAEIASPPKDKSQTEGDLMAEPMLEKDLSLEEPTTTTAGAGSIVIDMEADISQLEAPTFTTISRGPPEPMLRLDWDHKVNLIGEKVLNPMIYICDQCDKPILIYGRMIPCKHVFCLRCARSENLKICPRCKEKAVRVEQTNLGTVFMCTHGGTRYGSSGCRRTYLSQRDLQAHINHRHVTNPPQPVPPPPLTVVQQQQQSITGPVTPSSQILDPKVSSVVAGVGSSPVRKNSSEQMNSPRASARDRELNYATSGYGSTNSATQLIHSMSIAPQTAHLTGGGGRSSYTQQQSSPQHSSIASSVGGTGSGTTAPPPSWNQSSASSSSSSQYYR, from the exons ATGGATTCTGATGATGGAAGCACAACCAAGGGTAAGGGACGTGGTCGGGGTCGTGGTTCTCGGGGTGCGTCACGGGCTCGGGGTCGAGGACGTGGCCGGGGACGCGGCAAGAAAGCTTCCCGTGTTATTTCTTCCGACGAAGAGGAGGACATTGGTTCCCCGGAGCCGGAGAAAGATTCAAACGATTCGGCCGAAATCGCTTCCCCGCCGAAGGACAAATCACAAACGGAAGGGGATTTGATGGCGGAACCGATGCTGGAGAAGGATTTGTCCCTGGAGGAACCGACCACGACGACGGCCGGGGCTGGTTCGATTGTTATCGATATGGAGGCCGATATTTCACAGCTGGAGGCACCGACTTTCACCACCATTTCCCGAGGGCCACCGGAACCGATGCTCAGATTGGACTGGGACCACAAGGTCAATCTGATTGGGGAgaag GTCCTCAACCCGATGATCTACATCTGCGACCAGTGCGACAAACCCATCCTCATCTACGGTCGGATGATTCCCTGCAAGCACGTGTTCTGCCTCCGCTGTGCCCGCTCGGAGAACCTCAAAATCTGCCCCCGCTGCAAGGAGAAAGCGGTCCGGGTGGAACAAACCAATCTTGGCACCGTGTTCATGTGCACCCACGGAGGCACCCGGTACGGTAGCAGCGGCTGCCGACGAACGTACCTTTCGCAGCGGGATCTTCAGGCCCACATCAACCATCGGCATGTCACGAATCCACCACAACCCGTCCCTCCACCGCCGCTAACGGTggtccagcagcagcaacaatccATCACGGGACCGGTGACACCGTCGTCCCAGATTCTGGACCCCAAGGTGTCCTCGGTAGTTGCCGGGGTTGGAAGTTCCCCGGTTCGGAAAAATTCCAGCGAACAAATGAACTCACCACGAGCTTCCGCTCGGGATCGGGAACTGAACTACGCCACCAGTGGATATGGTTCAACCAATTCCG CTACCCAACTGATACACAGTATGTCGATAGCTCCCCAAACGGCCCATCTGACCGGCGGTGGAGGTCGATCCAGCTATACTCAACAACAATCGTCACCGCAGCACTCGTCCATCGCCAGTTCGGTTGGGGGGACCGGTTCCGGAACGACGGCGCCACCACCCTCCTGGAATCAATCCTCAGCATCATCATCCTCCTCCTCGCAGTACTACCGATAG
- the LOC129751105 gene encoding E3 ubiquitin-protein ligase Hakai isoform X2: MDSDDGSTTKGKGRGRGRGSRGASRARGRGRGRGRGKKASRVISSDEEEDIGSPEPEKDSNDSAEIASPPKDKSQTEGDLMAEPMLEKDLSLEEPTTTTAGAGSIVIDMEADISQLEAPTFTTISRGPPEPMLRLDWDHKVNLIGEKVLNPMIYICDQCDKPILIYGRMIPCKHVFCLRCARSENLKICPRCKEKAVRVEQTNLGTVFMCTHGGTRYGSSGCRRTYLSQRDLQAHINHRHVTNPPQPVPPPPLTVVQQQQQSITGPVTPSSQILDPKVSSVVAGVGSSPVRKNSSEQMNSPRASARDRELNYATSGYGSTNSGEFWLRKNK, from the exons ATGGATTCTGATGATGGAAGCACAACCAAGGGTAAGGGACGTGGTCGGGGTCGTGGTTCTCGGGGTGCGTCACGGGCTCGGGGTCGAGGACGTGGCCGGGGACGCGGCAAGAAAGCTTCCCGTGTTATTTCTTCCGACGAAGAGGAGGACATTGGTTCCCCGGAGCCGGAGAAAGATTCAAACGATTCGGCCGAAATCGCTTCCCCGCCGAAGGACAAATCACAAACGGAAGGGGATTTGATGGCGGAACCGATGCTGGAGAAGGATTTGTCCCTGGAGGAACCGACCACGACGACGGCCGGGGCTGGTTCGATTGTTATCGATATGGAGGCCGATATTTCACAGCTGGAGGCACCGACTTTCACCACCATTTCCCGAGGGCCACCGGAACCGATGCTCAGATTGGACTGGGACCACAAGGTCAATCTGATTGGGGAgaag GTCCTCAACCCGATGATCTACATCTGCGACCAGTGCGACAAACCCATCCTCATCTACGGTCGGATGATTCCCTGCAAGCACGTGTTCTGCCTCCGCTGTGCCCGCTCGGAGAACCTCAAAATCTGCCCCCGCTGCAAGGAGAAAGCGGTCCGGGTGGAACAAACCAATCTTGGCACCGTGTTCATGTGCACCCACGGAGGCACCCGGTACGGTAGCAGCGGCTGCCGACGAACGTACCTTTCGCAGCGGGATCTTCAGGCCCACATCAACCATCGGCATGTCACGAATCCACCACAACCCGTCCCTCCACCGCCGCTAACGGTggtccagcagcagcaacaatccATCACGGGACCGGTGACACCGTCGTCCCAGATTCTGGACCCCAAGGTGTCCTCGGTAGTTGCCGGGGTTGGAAGTTCCCCGGTTCGGAAAAATTCCAGCGAACAAATGAACTCACCACGAGCTTCCGCTCGGGATCGGGAACTGAACTACGCCACCAGTGGATATGGTTCAACCAATTCCGGTGAGTTTTGGCTTAGAAAAAACAAGTAA